In Fluviicola taffensis DSM 16823, the following are encoded in one genomic region:
- a CDS encoding carboxypeptidase-like regulatory domain-containing protein: MIKLLTSLTSFLFICQLNAQIQIVDSITSTPIPYTHIRIIGKNQGVISDYNGYFTLDSAFKLSDSVRISCTGYQPKTFAVNSIVHSDRITLTPEVRQLEEVLVAKKKGSYKLRELGITKGPKTQFFDYSVTAQNGTIRAVYMPNEYSLSGILKYVNVFVTENGYPNAHFRIHVYDVSHFAIKPDKELTSFNVISSGTTGNEWVKIDLTAERILVPENGCFIGIEWFDHPESSYFQDTVKYKGVTQVNDKLKDTIYTHIRSGNGIVLGSRTESYKFAKNKLWYRTPFSDGWVNWCTSTAVEASFNIPDTLQNGLIFIRNENNCFYQVPCINIEVSFPIEKNDLKYDDPKKRKLNKIERVKEDNFMFPQSNILELFSSLIKAVGNNDLIYILKYLCVYADDELNDILSTIQDNKDSIGTYFSDSDKEKIINHFTTIINNLDEQSIVKLDHHHYELKVNDNLYNLVVDNGKWKINPYTYRIMK; the protein is encoded by the coding sequence ATGATCAAATTATTGACTTCTCTTACTTCTTTCCTTTTTATCTGCCAACTCAATGCTCAAATTCAAATAGTTGATAGTATTACTTCTACCCCCATACCTTACACCCATATAAGAATAATAGGCAAAAACCAAGGCGTAATATCTGACTACAATGGATATTTCACACTAGATTCAGCTTTTAAACTAAGTGATTCTGTCAGGATTTCATGTACAGGATATCAACCGAAAACATTTGCAGTGAACAGCATAGTTCATTCTGATAGGATTACTTTAACTCCTGAAGTTCGCCAACTTGAAGAAGTTCTTGTTGCAAAAAAGAAAGGAAGTTATAAATTGAGAGAACTAGGAATCACAAAAGGACCTAAAACGCAATTCTTTGATTATAGTGTTACAGCGCAAAATGGAACTATACGTGCTGTTTATATGCCCAATGAATATTCTCTCTCAGGAATACTAAAGTATGTCAATGTGTTCGTTACAGAAAATGGTTATCCTAACGCCCATTTTAGAATTCATGTCTATGATGTATCCCATTTTGCTATAAAACCAGATAAGGAGCTTACCTCTTTCAATGTCATTAGTTCTGGAACAACTGGAAATGAATGGGTCAAGATTGACCTGACGGCGGAACGGATTTTAGTTCCAGAAAACGGCTGTTTTATTGGGATTGAGTGGTTTGACCATCCTGAATCATCTTATTTTCAAGATACTGTAAAGTACAAGGGAGTCACTCAAGTTAACGATAAACTAAAAGACACTATTTATACCCATATTCGCAGTGGAAATGGGATTGTTCTCGGATCAAGAACGGAGTCTTACAAATTTGCCAAGAATAAGTTATGGTACAGAACTCCTTTCTCCGACGGTTGGGTGAATTGGTGCACATCAACTGCTGTCGAAGCAAGTTTTAACATACCAGATACACTTCAAAACGGTCTGATATTTATTCGAAATGAAAACAATTGTTTTTACCAAGTTCCTTGTATCAATATAGAAGTTTCATTTCCCATTGAAAAAAATGATCTAAAATATGATGATCCTAAAAAGAGAAAACTAAATAAGATAGAAAGAGTGAAGGAGGATAATTTCATGTTCCCTCAATCTAATATTCTTGAATTATTTAGCTCTCTGATCAAGGCAGTTGGAAATAATGATCTCATTTACATACTGAAATATTTATGCGTCTATGCTGACGATGAATTAAATGATATTCTATCAACAATTCAAGACAATAAAGATTCTATTGGAACATATTTTTCGGATAGTGACAAAGAAAAAATCATCAATCATTTTACAACTATCATCAACAATCTTGACGAACAGTCAATTGTGAAATTGGATCACCACCACTATGAACTAAAAGTTAATGATAACCTTTATAATCTTGTTGTAGATAATGGTAAGTGGAAGATCAATCCATACACCTATCGAATAATGAAATAA
- a CDS encoding T9SS type A sorting domain-containing protein: MKNYLNLLIIFLFCVFQNAISQTVTGIITQPPCNNDGIYSVTTSGIPLPITYTYYVNGTTVVHSNVNSVTDQLTNIGMSSNNYMYCEASSGSVSAYSQNSYTPQFSFTLSATSPTCPATMGTVTATQVNGTTGPFTYNWTNTQTLISYSGNNTTVPVGDYISEIMDQTTGCMLQANDTAFSIQQLSTITASITKTPANCTNGTATAAASGGVAPYSYLWGNGSTSPTNTGLSAGYYPLVITDAQGCQSSSLGANIVQTPQIVVNTTVTNATCVQTNGSAMTFASGGLNPYTYSWSNGQTGNTATNLSGGNSYTVVATDANGCVGIGNAYINTNTPVTVSYSTLPSQCTSPTGSATLTVSGGTAPYTYSWASNPSVSSSTISNVSPGTYSFQVTDAVGCIRTGSTVVNPISVINASIQASAVVCPSTTGALTTLVAGTNGPFTYLWSNGATTNAISGVPLGAYSCIMTDALGCSVTKWNTLEATSPVNVGVSTVPATCIYNTDGSVNSIVSGGLAPYSYVYSNGTTTQNASNLGVDDYYLTVTDANGCSSSNHFWIQNANTSQACYCTISGNVYVDGNTNCTYDSGENGVENIMIHCSGFGYTFTDANGHYSFQVPTGTYTISEQVNQYYPLSACQSNSNSVNVVAAAGCNTVVDFSNDVTTLHDLKIVTINSTLPPIPGNNYQQKIIVKNEGTVTESGIQLGYEHDSQIPFVNATLPSFTQVNSVTDPYYYSVQSGFPSLTPNSTSVMLLNFNTPTTIPLGTVVSFYDTVAHLAPIEDNWLLDNTPWNNVNTFQTTVIGSYDPNYKEVSPKGEGAAGNVPLETKEFDYTIHFQNEGTYFAQNISVTDQLDADFDWTTFKPGYSDYDYSTTISETGLVTFKFENINLPWKSGYGNALSSALVQYSIQRKTTTPLGTEFTNTANIYFDYNAPITTNTTLNTLHEDVAGINDLELGKNGIDITVDLYPVPVSDQLTIRVNNVSKNEVATVSIIDLMGNVVLSDTVDLSEGSTVATKNLSKLMTGTYLTRIQFENGSSIVKKIVLYNN, encoded by the coding sequence ATGAAAAACTACTTAAATCTTTTAATTATCTTCTTGTTTTGTGTTTTCCAAAATGCAATAAGTCAGACGGTAACAGGTATAATAACTCAACCACCATGTAACAACGATGGCATTTATTCCGTCACAACTTCAGGAATTCCACTTCCAATTACCTACACGTATTATGTAAATGGAACCACGGTTGTTCACTCTAATGTAAATTCAGTGACGGACCAATTGACAAATATTGGGATGTCCAGCAATAACTACATGTACTGCGAAGCGTCCAGTGGAAGTGTCAGCGCATATTCACAGAATAGCTACACGCCCCAATTTTCTTTTACACTAAGCGCAACCTCACCTACTTGTCCGGCTACAATGGGAACTGTTACTGCCACTCAAGTAAACGGAACCACTGGACCATTTACTTATAATTGGACAAACACGCAAACGTTGATTTCTTATTCAGGAAACAATACTACTGTTCCAGTTGGAGACTATATTTCAGAAATCATGGATCAAACAACGGGTTGTATGTTGCAGGCAAATGATACCGCATTTAGTATTCAACAACTTTCTACTATTACAGCATCAATCACTAAAACGCCTGCAAATTGCACGAATGGAACTGCAACAGCTGCTGCTTCTGGTGGTGTAGCTCCCTATTCTTACCTTTGGGGTAACGGATCAACAAGTCCAACGAACACTGGTTTGAGCGCGGGATATTACCCCTTAGTGATTACAGATGCTCAAGGTTGTCAATCGAGTTCCTTAGGCGCGAATATCGTACAAACTCCTCAAATTGTGGTAAATACAACTGTTACCAATGCGACTTGCGTTCAAACGAATGGAAGTGCAATGACATTTGCTTCAGGAGGTTTGAATCCATATACCTATTCATGGAGCAATGGTCAAACAGGCAATACAGCTACCAATTTATCAGGAGGAAACTCCTACACGGTCGTTGCCACAGATGCAAATGGATGTGTTGGAATAGGTAATGCTTACATCAATACAAATACGCCAGTAACTGTCTCGTATTCCACTTTACCTAGTCAATGTACGTCACCAACGGGTTCGGCTACTTTGACTGTCTCTGGTGGTACAGCTCCTTACACGTATTCTTGGGCTTCAAATCCATCTGTTAGTAGCTCCACTATTTCCAACGTGTCACCAGGAACTTATTCTTTTCAAGTAACCGATGCCGTTGGTTGTATTAGAACTGGATCAACGGTTGTCAACCCAATTAGTGTAATAAACGCAAGTATTCAGGCATCTGCGGTTGTTTGCCCTAGTACTACAGGAGCACTAACAACACTAGTTGCAGGAACAAACGGACCGTTCACCTACCTTTGGAGTAATGGAGCAACAACGAATGCCATCAGTGGTGTACCACTTGGGGCATACTCTTGTATTATGACAGATGCATTGGGTTGTTCTGTTACAAAATGGAATACATTAGAAGCTACATCTCCAGTGAACGTTGGCGTATCAACAGTCCCAGCAACATGTATTTACAATACAGACGGATCTGTAAACTCAATCGTTAGCGGTGGATTAGCTCCATATTCTTATGTTTATTCAAATGGAACAACCACACAAAACGCAAGTAATTTAGGCGTAGACGACTATTACTTGACAGTCACAGATGCTAATGGATGTAGCAGTTCAAACCATTTTTGGATTCAGAATGCAAATACAAGTCAAGCATGTTATTGTACTATTTCAGGAAATGTTTATGTGGATGGAAATACGAATTGCACCTATGACTCAGGTGAAAATGGTGTTGAAAATATCATGATTCACTGCTCAGGCTTTGGTTATACTTTTACCGATGCAAATGGACACTATAGCTTTCAGGTACCAACAGGAACATATACCATTTCGGAACAAGTGAATCAATATTATCCTTTATCAGCATGTCAAAGTAATAGTAACTCCGTAAATGTTGTTGCAGCAGCAGGTTGCAATACGGTTGTAGATTTTTCAAATGATGTAACGACTCTACATGACTTAAAAATCGTGACGATAAATTCGACACTTCCTCCAATTCCAGGAAACAATTACCAACAAAAGATAATCGTGAAAAATGAAGGAACAGTTACTGAATCAGGAATTCAATTGGGCTACGAACACGACAGCCAAATTCCTTTTGTAAATGCTACTTTACCAAGTTTTACACAAGTAAATAGTGTTACAGACCCTTATTATTACAGCGTACAGTCGGGATTCCCTTCACTTACACCAAACAGCACAAGTGTGATGCTTTTGAACTTCAACACACCTACAACAATTCCATTGGGAACAGTTGTAAGTTTCTATGATACGGTTGCGCATTTGGCTCCAATTGAAGACAATTGGTTATTAGACAATACTCCATGGAACAATGTAAACACATTTCAAACAACTGTAATTGGCTCGTATGACCCGAATTATAAAGAAGTATCTCCAAAAGGAGAAGGAGCGGCAGGAAATGTTCCTCTTGAAACAAAAGAGTTTGATTATACCATCCATTTTCAAAATGAAGGAACCTATTTTGCACAGAACATTTCTGTTACTGATCAATTAGATGCTGATTTTGACTGGACAACTTTTAAACCTGGTTATTCGGATTATGATTACTCCACAACGATTAGTGAAACTGGCTTAGTAACTTTCAAGTTCGAAAACATTAATTTACCTTGGAAAAGTGGCTACGGAAATGCATTGAGCTCAGCATTGGTTCAGTATAGTATTCAACGCAAAACGACAACTCCTCTTGGAACTGAATTTACAAATACGGCGAATATTTATTTTGATTACAATGCTCCAATAACTACCAATACAACATTGAACACTTTACACGAAGATGTTGCAGGTATTAATGATTTAGAATTAGGGAAGAATGGTATTGATATTACTGTCGATTTATACCCAGTTCCAGTAAGCGATCAATTGACAATCCGAGTAAATAATGTCTCAAAAAATGAAGTTGCAACTGTAAGCATCATCGATTTAATGGGGAACGTGGTTCTATCTGATACCGTTGATTTAAGTGAAGGATCAACGGTAGCTACCAAAAACTTATCAAAGTTGATGACAGGAACCTATTTGACTCGCATTCAATTCGAAAACGGATCATCTATCGTCAAAAAAATAGTTTTGTATAACAATTAA
- a CDS encoding HD domain-containing protein: MVPENLLKQINFIKEIDKVKYIQRKTKLFNSDRNENDAEHSWHLAMMALILTEHSNESVDILKVIKMVLIHDIVEIDAGDTFIYDTQKSHSNTDEERLAANRIFGLLPSGQAQELIAIWEEFEAGITSEAKFARSMDRLEPLLQNTSNDGGTWKEFDVDYEKVYQKKSLIKEGSNTIWDFSEQLINESVEKGILKKKS; this comes from the coding sequence ATGGTTCCAGAAAATTTATTGAAGCAAATCAATTTTATAAAGGAAATTGATAAAGTCAAATACATTCAGCGAAAAACGAAATTGTTCAATAGCGATAGGAATGAAAATGATGCGGAACACAGTTGGCATTTAGCCATGATGGCACTTATATTGACTGAACATTCCAATGAATCCGTTGATATCCTGAAAGTGATTAAAATGGTTCTGATTCATGATATTGTTGAAATTGATGCTGGTGATACTTTTATCTATGACACGCAAAAAAGTCATTCCAATACAGACGAAGAAAGATTGGCTGCAAACCGCATTTTCGGACTTCTTCCAAGTGGGCAAGCTCAAGAATTAATAGCTATTTGGGAAGAATTTGAAGCTGGAATAACCAGCGAGGCGAAGTTTGCTAGATCTATGGATCGTTTGGAGCCGTTGTTACAAAACACCTCTAACGATGGTGGGACCTGGAAAGAATTTGATGTGGATTATGAAAAAGTCTATCAAAAGAAAAGTCTTATCAAAGAGGGTTCTAATACCATTTGGGATTTTTCAGAACAGCTGATTAACGAAAGTGTTGAGAAAGGAATTTTGAAAAAAAAATCCTGA